Below is a window of Leucobacter chromiiresistens DNA.
GGCCAGCTCTCGACCACGAGCTCGAAGATGTTGCCGCCGCCCTGCGTGGTCTCGGAATCGCCGAGGTACGTGTCGAGGATCTCGTCGTAGGTGCCGTCGGCCTGCAGCTTCGCCAGCCCGTCGTTGAACGCCGCCAGCAGCTCCGAGTTCTCGCCCTTCGCCACGGCGAAGCCGTACTCGCCGCCCGGGATCTTCTCGGTGACGACCTTGAGTCCGTTGCCCTGGTCGATGCCGTAGGCCAGCACCGGGTAGTCGTCGAACACTGCGACCGCCGATTGGTTCTTCACCGACTCGTACATGGTCGCCGACTGATCGAGCGCCTTCACCGTGAAGCCGTACTCCTCGGCGAGCTTCTCGGCCTCGGCGAGCCCCTCGGAACCCGACTTCGCGACCACGGTCTCACCCGCGAGGTCGTCATAGCCCTCGATCGAGTCGTCGTTCGCGGCGACCGCCATCTGCACGCCCGACTCGAAGTACGGCTCGGAGAAGTCGAAGATCTCCTTGCGCTCGTCCGTGATGGACATGCCGGCGATGACGCCGTCGGCCTGCCCCGACTGCACGGCCGAGAGCGCGGCCTGGAAGCCCAGCGAGCGGATGTCGACGCTGAACCCCTCCCGCTCCGCGATCGTGTTCATCAGGTCCATGTCGATGCCGACGAGGTCTCCGGTCGACGGATCGCGGAACTCGAACGGCGCGAAGGTGGTGTCCGTCGCGATGACGTACGTCTCCCCCTCCGCCTGAGCCGGCATGACCGCAGTCGCCGCTCCGGTTCCCAGCAGCAGCGTCGCTGCGAATCCTGCCGCGAGACCGGCGCGCACGCGAGTCCAACGTCTGTTCTTCTGCACTCTCAATTCCCCTTCGCGGAGTTGGATCGCCGCGATCTGCGATGATCGATTCGCCCCCAGCGTACCGAGGTCACGGAGCGGATGAGGCCGATCCGGGCTCGAGGCACTCGACCAGCAGCTCGATCGCCGCGGTGACGGCTGCCGCGCGAATGGTCGCGCGGTCGCCGTCGAGGTCGAGCAGCCGCTGCCGCTCGACGGCGCCCGCGCTCACCGCGACCCAGACCGTTCCGGCGGGTTGACCGGTCTGCGGATCGGGATCGGGCCCGGCGACGCCCGTCGTGGCGACGCCGATTGCCGTGGGAGCCTCGGCGGAGCCCCTGCGCGGCACGGCGCACGCTCGACGCACCCCGGCGGCCATCTGTCGCGCGACGTCGCCGTCGACGGGGCCGCTCCGGCGCAGGAGCTCGTCGTCGACTCCGAGGAGCGAGTGCTTGAGCGCGGTGTCGTAGGCGACGATGCCCCCGACGAGCACGCGCGAGGCCCCCGGAATCGAGACGAAGGCATC
It encodes the following:
- a CDS encoding amino acid ABC transporter substrate-binding protein/permease — encoded protein: MRVQKNRRWTRVRAGLAAGFAATLLLGTGAATAVMPAQAEGETYVIATDTTFAPFEFRDPSTGDLVGIDMDLMNTIAEREGFSVDIRSLGFQAALSAVQSGQADGVIAGMSITDERKEIFDFSEPYFESGVQMAVAANDDSIEGYDDLAGETVVAKSGSEGLAEAEKLAEEYGFTVKALDQSATMYESVKNQSAVAVFDDYPVLAYGIDQGNGLKVVTEKIPGGEYGFAVAKGENSELLAAFNDGLAKLQADGTYDEILDTYLGDSETTQGGGNIFELVVESWPALSKGLWNTVSITVVSFIIALALGLVFGFMKISSSRVVRGIATVYVSIFRGTPILVWAFLFYFGLPQLTGAPGNVFLAGVATLALNAGAYLTEIVRGGLQAVDPGQMEAARSLGLGWGRSMQRVVVPQAAKISMPSVINQLVITLKDSSLLLTIGFAELLYQAQQIYAANFRTTEMLIIVGVMYFIVITLLTWLANIVDKKVNK
- a CDS encoding CinA family protein, yielding MTASRRAELARRVIEEAGARGLTLAVAESLTGGLLADAFVSIPGASRVLVGGIVAYDTALKHSLLGVDDELLRRSGPVDGDVARQMAAGVRRACAVPRRGSAEAPTAIGVATTGVAGPDPDPQTGQPAGTVWVAVSAGAVERQRLLDLDGDRATIRAAAVTAAIELLVECLEPGSASSAP